One window of Alkalibacter saccharofermentans DSM 14828 genomic DNA carries:
- a CDS encoding DUF1475 family protein yields MKLAKTIGWMGLLAMTLALAQGFIKGDFFADGGEIISNPWGIVSLVDLYVGFALFSCWIAFREKKLFVTILWIAAMMILGFFAGSAYVVLNLYTSKGDWLNFFLGSQKKILLKKIYN; encoded by the coding sequence GTGAAGCTTGCAAAAACAATTGGGTGGATGGGATTGCTGGCCATGACGCTTGCCTTGGCTCAAGGCTTTATAAAAGGTGATTTCTTTGCAGATGGTGGAGAGATCATTTCGAATCCATGGGGAATAGTTTCATTGGTGGACTTGTATGTGGGCTTTGCGTTGTTTTCCTGCTGGATAGCATTTCGCGAAAAGAAATTGTTTGTAACCATACTGTGGATAGCAGCGATGATGATTCTCGGTTTTTTTGCAGGGAGTGCCTATGTAGTCCTCAATTTATACACTAGCAAGGGAGATTGGTTGAATTTCTTTTTAGGTTCCCAAAAAAAGATATTGTTAAAGAAAATATACAATTAA